In one Scyliorhinus torazame isolate Kashiwa2021f unplaced genomic scaffold, sScyTor2.1 scaffold_598, whole genome shotgun sequence genomic region, the following are encoded:
- the LOC140406541 gene encoding LOW QUALITY PROTEIN: uncharacterized protein (The sequence of the model RefSeq protein was modified relative to this genomic sequence to represent the inferred CDS: inserted 2 bases in 1 codon) translates to MKIPWKCGDCGKGFRFPSVLAAHRRIHTGERPFTCSVCEKGFIQLFTLLTHQRVHTGERPFTCSQCEKGFTQLSDLRIHQRVHTGERPFTCSQCEKGFTQLSHLRRHQRVHTGERPFTCSQCEKGFTQSSDLQKHQRVHTGERPFTCSQCEKGFTTSSRLLAHQRVHTGERPFTCSQCEKGFTQSSALXRHQRVHTGEKALTCPQCEMGFTQLSDLRRHQRRHTGERPFTCFQCEMGFTTSSSLRKHQQVHTGERPFTCSQCEKGFAQLSNLRRHQRVHTGERPFTCFQCEKGFTQSSDLQIHQRVHTGERPFTCSQCEKGFTTSSSLRKHQQVHTGERPFTCSQCEKGFTQLSHLRTHQRVHTGEKPFTCSQCEKGFITSSSLLAHQRVHTGERPFICSQCEKGFTRLSNLQRHLRVHTREKALTCS, encoded by the exons atgaagataccgtggaaatgtggggactgtgggaagggattcaggtttCCATCTGTGCTGGCCGCTCATcggcgtattcacactggggagaggccgttcacctgctctgtgtgtgagaagggattcattcagttattcaccctgttgacacaccagcgagttcacactggggagaggccgttcacttgctctcagtgtgaaaagggattcactcagttatccgacctgcgaatacatcagcgagttcacactggggagaggccgttcacctgctctcagtgtgagaagggattcactcagttatcccacctgcggagacatcagcgagttcacactggggagaggccgttcacctgctctcagtgtgagaagggattcactcaatcatccgacctgcagaaacatcagcgagttcacactggggagaggccgttcacctgctctcagtgtgagaagggattcactacttcatcgagactgctggcacaccagcgagttcacactggggagaggccgttcacctgctctcagtgtgagaagggattcactcagtcatccgccct cagacaccagcgagttcacactggggagaaggcgttaacctgccctcagtgtgagatgggattcactcagttatccgacctgcggCGACATCAGCgacgtcacactggggagagaccgttcacctgctttcagtgtgagatGGGATTCACTACCTCATCGAGCCTGAggaaacaccagcaggttcacactggggagaggccgttcacctgctctcagtgtgagaagggattcgctcagttatccaacctgcggagacatcagcgagttcacactggggagaggccattcacctgctttcagtgtgagaagggattcactcaatcatccgacctgcagatacatcagcgagtccacactggggagaggccgttcacctgctctcaatgtgagaagggattcactacctcatcgagcctgcggaaacaccagcaggttcacactggagagaggccgttcacctgctctcagtgtgagaagggatttactcagttatcccacctgcggacacaccagcgagttcacactggggagaagccgttcacttgctctcagtgtgagaagggattcattactTCATCGAGCCTTctggcacaccagcgggttcacactggggagaggccgttcatctgctctcagtgtgagaagggattcactcggttatccaacctgcagagacacctgcgagttcacactcgggagaaggcgttaacctgctcttag